From a region of the Opitutia bacterium genome:
- the rplW gene encoding 50S ribosomal protein L23, with protein MSADKVLKNMRLTEKASKLSSNYGQYTFEVYPSATKHTVREAVEATFKVTVTRVNIQNIKGKPKRSRTGRPTKKSDSKRAIVTLKQGDKIELV; from the coding sequence ATCAGCGCCGATAAAGTTCTCAAAAACATGCGCCTGACGGAGAAGGCTTCCAAGCTCTCCTCCAACTACGGCCAATACACGTTCGAGGTCTATCCCTCCGCCACGAAACACACCGTGCGCGAAGCCGTCGAGGCGACCTTCAAGGTCACCGTCACGCGCGTGAACATCCAAAACATCAAGGGCAAGCCGAAGCGCTCGCGCACGGGCCGCCCGACGAAGAAGTCCGACAGCAAGCGCGCCATCGTCACCCTCAAGCAGGGCGACAAGATCGAGCTCGTCTGA
- the rplV gene encoding 50S ribosomal protein L22 encodes MEIQALTKNARMSPKKVREVANEIQGRSVPEATDLLALIPRKSARLLAKTLKSAVANAENNHNLSADKLVVHRALVECGPVLKRFKAGARGSAKPRVKRMSHLRIVLSDSKA; translated from the coding sequence ATGGAAATTCAAGCTCTCACCAAAAACGCGCGCATGTCGCCGAAAAAGGTGCGCGAGGTCGCCAACGAAATCCAGGGCCGCTCCGTGCCCGAGGCCACCGACCTCCTCGCCCTCATCCCGCGCAAGTCCGCCCGCCTCCTCGCCAAGACGCTCAAGAGCGCCGTCGCGAACGCGGAGAACAACCACAACCTCTCCGCCGACAAGCTCGTCGTCCACCGCGCCCTCGTCGAGTGCGGCCCGGTCCTGAAGCGCTTCAAGGCCGGCGCCCGCGGCTCCGCCAAGCCGCGCGTCAAGCGCATGTCGCACCTCCGCATCGTCCTCTCGGACAGCAAAGCCTAA
- the rplC gene encoding 50S ribosomal protein L3: MITTLLGKKLGMTQVYDAQNVLVPVTVVEAGPCPVVQVKTVETDGYNAVQLGFGALKAKNASKAEAAHAKKAGLETTPRLINEVRLAAAPTVKAGDVVTVTAFTEGQTIDVIGISKGKGFQGVVKKHGAAGGPAAHGSMFHRRIGSIGMRQTPGRSWKNQSMPGHMGSQRRTVQNLSVVKIIADKNLILVRGAIPGANGDDVIIRAGKKAKKA, translated from the coding sequence ATGATCACTACTCTATTAGGCAAAAAACTCGGGATGACCCAGGTCTACGACGCACAGAACGTGCTCGTGCCGGTCACCGTCGTGGAAGCCGGCCCCTGCCCGGTTGTCCAAGTCAAGACCGTCGAGACCGACGGTTATAACGCCGTCCAGCTCGGCTTCGGCGCCCTCAAGGCGAAGAACGCGAGCAAGGCCGAAGCCGCCCACGCCAAGAAGGCCGGCCTCGAAACCACCCCGCGCCTGATCAACGAGGTTCGCCTCGCTGCCGCCCCGACCGTGAAGGCCGGTGACGTTGTCACCGTCACCGCGTTCACCGAAGGCCAGACGATCGATGTCATCGGCATCTCCAAGGGCAAAGGCTTCCAAGGCGTCGTGAAGAAGCATGGTGCCGCCGGCGGTCCCGCCGCGCACGGCTCCATGTTCCACCGCCGCATCGGTTCGATCGGTATGCGTCAAACGCCCGGTCGCTCGTGGAAGAACCAGTCGATGCCCGGTCACATGGGCTCGCAGCGCCGCACGGTGCAGAACCTCAGCGTCGTCAAGATCATCGCCGACAAGAATCTTATCCTTGTCCGCGGTGCGATCCCGGGCGCCAACGGTGACGACGTCATCATCCGCGCCGGCAAGAAGGCCAAGAAAGCCTAA
- a CDS encoding 30S ribosomal protein S12 → MPTINQLVRKGRRKVRAKSKAPALQGNPFRRGVCVQVMTRTPKKPNSAIRKVAKVRLTNGTEVISYIPDEGHSLQEHSIVLVRGGRVKDLPGVRYHIVRGTLDATGVEKRRRSRSKYGVKRPKAAK, encoded by the coding sequence ATGCCCACCATCAACCAACTCGTGAGAAAAGGACGCCGCAAGGTCCGCGCGAAGTCCAAGGCCCCGGCTCTCCAGGGTAATCCCTTCCGCCGTGGCGTCTGCGTGCAGGTCATGACCCGCACGCCGAAGAAGCCGAACTCGGCCATCCGTAAGGTCGCCAAGGTTCGCCTCACGAACGGCACGGAAGTCATCTCCTACATACCGGACGAAGGTCACTCGCTCCAAGAGCACTCCATCGTCCTCGTGCGCGGCGGCCGTGTGAAGGACCTCCCCGGCGTTCGCTACCACATCGTCCGCGGCACCCTCGACGCCACCGGTGTCGAGAAGCGCCGTCGTTCCCGTTCCAAATACGGCGTCAAGCGCCCGAAGGCCGCCAAGTAA
- the rpoC gene encoding DNA-directed RNA polymerase subunit beta' — protein sequence MSTEQAREEVRQVLGSDENPFDSVSITVAAPETIRAWSKGEVKNPETINYRTFKPEPGGLFCQKIFGPVRDYECACGKYKRIKYKDVICDRCGVEVTIARVRRERMGHIELAVPVAHIWFLKSMPSRLGLLLDMTARSLERVIYYENYMVTNPGKTPLELKQLLTETEYQQAVDEYGADAFVAKMGAEAVRDVLTQIDMEAVVAELHETMRATRSKQIKKKLSKRLKVIGGFISSKSRPEWMVLEVLPVIPPDLRPLVPLEGGRFATSDLNDLYRRVINRNNRLRNLMQLKTPDVIIHNEKRMLQEAVDALFDNGRHGRPVTGAGNRALKSLSDMLKGKQGRFRQNLLGKRVDYSGRSVIVIGPELKLNQCGLPKKMALVLFEPFIIRRLKELGFVHTVRGARKMIEKKSPEVWDILEEVTKGHPVLLNRAPTLHRLSIQAFEPVLIEGSAIRVHPLVCTAYNADFDGDQMAVHVPLSLEAILECKLLMMSSGNIFSPSSGKPILTPSQDIVLGAYYLTIEPRTKPAKGVRVPLMSGLQEVLYAKADGAYKMHDWVEVPNPDFGKDTVFGNKERKVLRTTVGRVIFNQIWPAGLGFINFPVPKGKLGDLILNTYKVAGPTVTVETLDKLKELGFTTAFNAGISIGIDDMIIPENKKEIVSDARKKVDEVESQYKKGIITSGERYNKIIDIWTGATDRIAKSVFAKLEGNDGRPEVNPVYIMMDSGARGNKQQVRQLCGLRGLMAKPSGEIIERPILSSFREGLTVLEYFISTHGARKGLADTALKTADAGYMTRKLCDVAMDCVITEEDCGSRDGIWKKAIFEGDTMLVSLAERITGRCSADDIYNPLDPTKILVGSGELITEELGRQIEDSGIERVKVMSPLTSTSEHGIDAKSYGINPAANKVAKIGDSVGIIAAQSIGEPGTQLTMRTFHIGGVASAGSKNPEIKVRNTGILKYRGLRLVQMEGAAIVLNKTGSIQIIDDNDRELEAYPIVVGTVLSVGDGEKVTKGQTIAQWDPYNIPVLSERTGTLHFKDMIPGVTVKRELDESTGRIATVVIEHKEDLNPQIEIRDESGKPLAAYAIPTGAQVVVNEGDIIQAGALLAKTPRQASTTKDITGGLPRVAELFEARRPKEAAEMARIDGVVSFEGSIRGKRKLVVRNEEAGAEEEHLIPHGKHIIVQPGDVVHKGQHLTEGSADPHEILDILGPTALYEFLIGQVQEVYRLQGVSINDKHIEVIIRQMLRKVRITDPGDSEFFWGEQIDRTTFLRENKRLDVAGGKPAEAEPILLGITKASLETESFISAASFQETTRVLTDASTLGKVDGLKGFKENVIMGHLIPAGTGLPAYKKLKVTLPLGGEIPMDEAPRAAATVEAS from the coding sequence ATGAGCACCGAACAAGCCCGCGAAGAAGTCCGTCAGGTCCTCGGATCCGACGAGAATCCCTTCGACTCCGTTTCCATCACCGTCGCCGCGCCGGAGACCATCCGCGCGTGGTCGAAAGGTGAGGTCAAGAATCCCGAGACGATCAACTACCGCACGTTCAAGCCCGAGCCGGGTGGTCTTTTCTGCCAAAAGATCTTCGGCCCGGTGCGCGACTACGAGTGCGCCTGCGGAAAATACAAGCGCATCAAATACAAGGACGTCATCTGCGATCGTTGCGGCGTCGAAGTCACCATCGCCCGCGTCCGCCGCGAGCGCATGGGCCACATCGAGCTCGCCGTTCCGGTGGCGCACATCTGGTTCCTCAAGAGCATGCCGAGCCGCCTCGGCCTCCTGCTCGACATGACCGCCCGCTCGCTCGAGCGCGTCATCTACTACGAGAACTACATGGTTACCAATCCGGGCAAGACGCCGCTTGAACTCAAGCAGCTCCTGACCGAGACGGAATACCAGCAGGCCGTCGACGAATACGGCGCCGATGCGTTCGTCGCCAAGATGGGCGCCGAGGCCGTCCGCGACGTCCTCACGCAGATCGACATGGAGGCCGTCGTCGCCGAACTGCACGAGACGATGCGTGCCACGCGCTCGAAGCAGATCAAGAAGAAGCTCTCCAAGCGCCTCAAGGTCATCGGCGGCTTCATCTCCTCGAAGTCCCGTCCCGAGTGGATGGTTCTCGAAGTCCTCCCCGTCATTCCGCCGGACCTGCGCCCGCTCGTTCCGCTCGAAGGCGGCCGCTTCGCGACGTCCGACCTCAACGACCTCTATCGCCGCGTCATCAACCGCAATAATCGCCTGCGGAACCTGATGCAGCTGAAGACGCCCGACGTCATCATTCACAACGAAAAGCGCATGCTCCAGGAAGCTGTAGACGCGCTCTTCGACAACGGCCGCCACGGCCGCCCGGTGACGGGCGCCGGCAACCGTGCGTTGAAGTCGCTCTCCGACATGCTCAAGGGCAAGCAGGGCCGCTTCCGTCAGAACTTGCTCGGCAAGCGCGTCGACTACTCCGGCCGCTCCGTCATCGTCATCGGTCCCGAGCTCAAGCTCAACCAATGCGGTCTGCCGAAGAAGATGGCGCTCGTCCTCTTCGAGCCGTTCATCATCCGCCGCCTCAAGGAACTCGGCTTCGTGCACACCGTTCGCGGTGCGCGCAAGATGATCGAGAAAAAGTCCCCTGAAGTCTGGGACATCCTCGAGGAAGTCACGAAGGGCCATCCGGTGCTGCTCAATCGCGCACCGACGCTCCACCGCCTCTCCATCCAGGCGTTCGAGCCCGTCCTCATCGAAGGCTCCGCCATCCGCGTCCACCCGCTCGTCTGCACCGCCTACAACGCGGACTTCGACGGTGACCAGATGGCCGTGCACGTCCCGCTTTCCCTCGAGGCCATCCTCGAGTGCAAGCTGCTCATGATGTCCTCGGGCAACATCTTCTCGCCCTCGAGCGGCAAGCCGATCCTCACGCCGTCGCAGGACATCGTCCTCGGCGCGTATTACCTGACGATCGAGCCGCGCACCAAGCCCGCCAAGGGCGTCCGCGTGCCGCTCATGTCCGGCCTGCAGGAAGTTCTCTACGCCAAGGCCGACGGCGCCTACAAGATGCACGACTGGGTCGAAGTTCCGAATCCGGACTTCGGCAAGGACACCGTCTTCGGCAACAAGGAACGCAAGGTCCTCCGCACGACGGTCGGCCGCGTGATCTTCAACCAGATCTGGCCCGCCGGTCTCGGCTTCATCAACTTCCCCGTGCCGAAGGGCAAGCTGGGCGACCTCATTCTGAACACCTACAAGGTCGCGGGTCCCACCGTCACCGTCGAAACGCTCGACAAGCTGAAGGAGCTCGGTTTCACGACCGCGTTCAACGCCGGCATCTCGATCGGCATCGACGACATGATCATTCCTGAGAACAAAAAGGAAATCGTGTCCGACGCCCGCAAGAAAGTCGACGAGGTCGAGTCCCAATACAAGAAGGGCATCATCACCTCCGGCGAGCGCTACAACAAGATCATCGACATCTGGACCGGCGCCACCGACCGCATCGCGAAGTCCGTCTTCGCGAAGCTCGAAGGCAACGACGGCCGCCCCGAGGTCAACCCGGTCTACATCATGATGGACTCGGGCGCCCGCGGTAACAAACAGCAGGTGCGCCAGCTCTGCGGTCTCCGCGGCCTCATGGCCAAGCCCTCCGGCGAAATCATCGAGCGCCCGATTCTGTCTTCGTTCCGCGAAGGCCTCACCGTTCTCGAATACTTCATCTCGACGCACGGCGCCCGCAAGGGTCTCGCCGACACCGCGCTCAAGACGGCCGACGCCGGTTACATGACCCGCAAACTCTGCGACGTCGCCATGGACTGCGTCATCACCGAGGAAGATTGCGGTTCGCGCGACGGCATCTGGAAGAAGGCGATCTTCGAAGGCGACACGATGCTCGTGTCCCTCGCCGAGCGCATCACCGGCCGCTGCTCCGCCGACGACATCTACAATCCGCTCGACCCGACGAAAATTCTCGTCGGTTCCGGCGAGCTCATCACGGAAGAACTCGGCCGCCAGATCGAGGACTCCGGTATCGAGCGCGTGAAGGTCATGTCGCCGCTCACCTCGACGAGCGAGCACGGCATCGATGCGAAGTCTTACGGCATCAATCCCGCCGCCAACAAGGTGGCGAAGATCGGCGACTCCGTCGGCATCATCGCCGCCCAGTCGATCGGCGAGCCCGGCACGCAGCTCACCATGCGCACGTTCCACATCGGTGGCGTCGCCTCGGCCGGTTCCAAGAACCCCGAGATCAAGGTGCGCAACACCGGTATCCTCAAGTATCGCGGCCTCCGCCTCGTGCAGATGGAAGGTGCAGCCATCGTCCTCAACAAGACCGGCTCCATCCAGATCATCGACGACAACGATCGCGAACTCGAAGCCTACCCGATCGTGGTCGGCACCGTCCTTTCCGTCGGCGACGGCGAGAAGGTGACGAAGGGCCAGACCATCGCGCAGTGGGACCCGTATAACATTCCGGTTCTCTCCGAGCGCACCGGCACGCTGCACTTCAAGGACATGATCCCGGGCGTCACGGTCAAACGTGAGCTCGACGAGTCCACCGGCCGCATTGCGACCGTCGTCATCGAGCACAAGGAAGACCTCAACCCGCAGATCGAAATCCGTGACGAGAGCGGCAAGCCGCTCGCCGCCTACGCGATTCCGACCGGCGCCCAGGTCGTCGTGAACGAAGGTGACATCATCCAGGCCGGCGCGCTCCTCGCGAAGACGCCGCGTCAGGCGTCGACCACGAAGGACATCACCGGCGGTCTCCCGCGCGTCGCCGAGCTCTTCGAAGCTCGTCGTCCGAAGGAAGCGGCCGAGATGGCCCGCATCGACGGTGTCGTCTCGTTCGAAGGCTCGATCCGCGGCAAGCGCAAGCTCGTTGTCCGCAACGAGGAAGCCGGCGCCGAGGAAGAGCACCTGATCCCGCACGGCAAGCACATCATCGTGCAGCCGGGCGACGTCGTCCACAAGGGCCAGCACCTCACCGAAGGCTCCGCCGATCCGCACGAGATCCTCGACATCCTCGGGCCGACCGCGCTCTACGAGTTCCTCATCGGCCAAGTGCAGGAAGTCTACCGTCTCCAAGGCGTGTCGATTAACGACAAGCACATCGAGGTCATCATCCGCCAGATGCTCCGCAAGGTCCGCATCACGGATCCGGGTGACAGCGAGTTCTTCTGGGGCGAGCAGATCGATCGCACGACGTTCCTCCGCGAGAACAAGCGCCTTGATGTCGCCGGCGGCAAGCCCGCCGAGGCCGAGCCGATCCTCCTTGGCATCACCAAGGCCTCGCTCGAGACCGAGTCGTTTATCTCCGCCGCCTCGTTCCAAGAGACGACCCGCGTCCTCACCGACGCCTCGACTCTCGGCAAGGTCGACGGCCTGAAGGGCTTCAAGGAAAACGTCATCATGGGTCACCTCATCCCCGCGGGCACCGGCCTCCCGGCTTACAAGAAGCTGAAGGTCACGCTCCCGCTCGGCGGCGAGATCCCGATGGACGAAGCTCCGCGCGCGGCCGCCACGGTCGAAGCGAGCTAA
- the fusA gene encoding elongation factor G has product MSSPINITVVTDKAKVSAANAKDRPFPLEWTRNIGIAAHIDAGKTTTTERILFYSGAVHKMGEVHEGTTVTDWMEQERERGITITAAAISCAWNASFGPWKGIKQRINIIDTPGHVDFTAEVERSMRVLDGAVAVFCAVAGVQPQSETVWRQANKYGVPRVAFVNKMDRTGANFFRAVDEMREKLKANAHPLYIPIGQEENFNGLIDLVQNVAYIFDETKDPLGMNPVTAPIPAEYAAQAKEYREKLIEAVSDFDDVIANKYLEGQEITTDEFILAVRKATVSMKFTGVIPGSAFKKKGVQRLLDCVVNYLPNPIDVPAMKGQDSSGNPVEAIVDDKAKLAGLAFKLWTDPFVGKLVFYRVYTGVVKRGMPLYNPRTRRSERVSRLVLMRAMDREEIDLAYAGDICALVGVKDVITGDTLCDEDFDIRLEPPSFPEPVIAMSIEPNSKGDQEKLGVALQRLVAEDPTLRVKTDQDTGQTILAGMGELHLEIIVDRMKREFKVEATVGKPQIAYRETVTGSAEGVGKFIRQSGGKGQYGHVVVKIEPNEKGKGIEVVNEIVGGVIPKEFIKPATDGIMEGANNGVVAGYPVVDAIIRIIDGSFHEVDSSELAFKMAGIFAFKEAMKVAKPILLEPIMGVEVTTPEDYQGDLMGDINRRRGQIQGMENKNGACIIAAHVPLEMLFGYVTDIRSLSKGRASASITPSHFAQVPNNLLAKIVETSSKAPART; this is encoded by the coding sequence ATGTCTTCTCCGATCAACATCACCGTCGTCACCGACAAGGCCAAGGTTTCTGCGGCCAACGCCAAAGACCGTCCGTTCCCGCTCGAGTGGACGCGCAACATCGGCATCGCTGCCCACATCGATGCCGGCAAGACCACGACGACCGAGCGCATTCTTTTCTACTCCGGCGCCGTCCACAAGATGGGCGAAGTCCACGAAGGCACCACGGTGACCGACTGGATGGAGCAGGAGCGCGAGCGCGGCATCACGATCACCGCCGCCGCCATTTCCTGCGCTTGGAACGCCTCCTTCGGTCCATGGAAGGGCATCAAGCAGCGCATTAACATCATCGACACGCCCGGACACGTCGACTTCACCGCCGAAGTCGAGCGCTCCATGCGCGTGCTCGACGGCGCCGTCGCGGTGTTCTGCGCGGTCGCCGGCGTGCAGCCGCAATCCGAGACCGTCTGGCGCCAAGCCAACAAATACGGCGTTCCGCGCGTCGCGTTCGTCAACAAGATGGACCGCACCGGTGCCAACTTCTTCCGCGCCGTCGACGAGATGCGCGAGAAGCTCAAGGCCAACGCGCACCCGCTCTACATCCCGATCGGCCAGGAAGAGAACTTCAACGGCCTGATCGACCTCGTCCAGAACGTCGCCTACATTTTCGACGAGACGAAGGATCCGCTCGGCATGAACCCGGTCACCGCGCCGATTCCCGCCGAATACGCCGCGCAGGCGAAGGAATACCGCGAGAAGCTCATCGAAGCCGTCTCCGACTTCGACGACGTCATCGCGAACAAGTATCTCGAAGGCCAGGAAATCACCACCGACGAATTCATTCTCGCCGTCCGCAAGGCCACGGTTTCGATGAAGTTCACCGGCGTGATTCCCGGTTCCGCCTTCAAGAAAAAGGGCGTGCAGCGCCTGCTCGACTGCGTCGTCAACTATCTCCCGAACCCGATCGACGTTCCGGCCATGAAGGGCCAGGACAGCTCGGGCAACCCGGTCGAGGCGATCGTCGACGACAAGGCGAAGCTCGCCGGCCTCGCGTTCAAGCTCTGGACCGACCCGTTCGTCGGCAAGCTCGTGTTCTACCGCGTCTACACCGGCGTGGTGAAGCGCGGCATGCCGCTCTACAATCCCCGCACGCGCCGCTCCGAACGCGTCTCCCGTCTCGTGCTCATGCGCGCGATGGACCGCGAGGAAATCGATCTGGCCTACGCGGGCGACATTTGCGCCCTCGTCGGCGTCAAGGACGTCATCACCGGCGACACGCTGTGCGATGAGGACTTTGACATCCGCCTCGAGCCGCCGTCCTTCCCCGAGCCCGTCATCGCGATGTCGATCGAGCCGAACTCGAAGGGCGACCAGGAAAAGCTCGGCGTCGCGCTCCAGCGCCTCGTCGCCGAGGACCCGACTCTCCGCGTCAAGACCGACCAGGACACCGGCCAGACGATTCTCGCCGGCATGGGCGAGCTCCACCTCGAAATCATCGTCGACCGCATGAAGCGCGAGTTCAAGGTCGAGGCGACCGTGGGCAAGCCGCAGATCGCTTACCGCGAGACCGTCACCGGCTCGGCGGAAGGCGTCGGCAAGTTCATCCGTCAGTCCGGCGGCAAGGGCCAATACGGCCACGTCGTCGTCAAGATCGAGCCGAACGAAAAGGGCAAGGGCATCGAAGTCGTCAACGAGATCGTCGGCGGCGTCATCCCGAAGGAATTCATCAAGCCCGCCACCGACGGCATCATGGAAGGTGCGAACAACGGCGTCGTCGCCGGCTACCCGGTCGTCGATGCGATCATCCGCATCATCGACGGTTCGTTCCACGAAGTCGACTCGTCGGAACTCGCGTTCAAGATGGCCGGCATCTTCGCCTTCAAGGAAGCGATGAAGGTCGCCAAGCCGATCCTTCTCGAGCCGATCATGGGCGTCGAAGTCACCACGCCGGAAGACTACCAAGGCGACCTGATGGGCGACATCAATCGCCGCCGCGGTCAGATCCAAGGCATGGAGAACAAGAACGGCGCCTGCATCATCGCGGCCCACGTTCCGCTCGAAATGCTCTTCGGTTACGTGACGGACATTCGCTCCCTCTCGAAGGGCCGCGCTTCCGCCTCGATCACGCCGTCGCACTTCGCTCAGGTTCCGAACAACCTCTTGGCCAAGATCGTCGAGACCTCCTCGAAGGCCCCGGCCCGCACCTAA
- the rpsS gene encoding 30S ribosomal protein S19 encodes MARSIKKGFFVDYHLLEKIEKAAKSSGARKPIQTWSRRSTITPDFVGHTFNVHNGKAFIAVYVTENMVGHKLGEFAPTRIFKAHGGMTRKEI; translated from the coding sequence ATGGCTCGTTCCATCAAAAAAGGTTTCTTCGTCGACTACCACCTGCTCGAGAAAATCGAGAAGGCGGCCAAGTCCAGCGGTGCGCGCAAGCCCATCCAGACCTGGAGCCGGCGCTCGACCATCACGCCCGACTTCGTCGGCCACACCTTCAACGTTCATAACGGCAAGGCCTTCATCGCGGTGTATGTCACCGAGAACATGGTCGGCCACAAGCTCGGCGAGTTCGCCCCCACGCGCATCTTCAAGGCGCACGGCGGCATGACCCGCAAGGAAATCTAA
- the rpsG gene encoding 30S ribosomal protein S7: protein MSRRRRATHRPTVPDVRYNSALVTHLINVIMKSGKKTVAERIVYGAFERVSEKLQKGDPVDLLMGAMENARPKLEVKSRRVGGATYQVPVEISFERQESLALRWIVDAATSRKGIAMREALAAEIIDAYNNTGTVVKKKEDTHKMAQANRAFAHLRW, encoded by the coding sequence ATGTCTCGTCGTCGCAGAGCTACTCACCGCCCCACCGTTCCGGACGTCCGCTACAACAGCGCGCTCGTCACTCACCTGATCAACGTGATCATGAAGAGCGGCAAGAAGACCGTCGCGGAACGCATCGTTTACGGCGCCTTTGAGCGCGTGAGCGAGAAGCTGCAAAAGGGCGACCCGGTCGACCTCCTCATGGGCGCGATGGAAAACGCCCGCCCGAAGCTCGAGGTCAAGAGCCGCCGCGTCGGTGGCGCCACCTACCAAGTGCCGGTCGAGATTTCGTTCGAGCGCCAGGAGTCGCTCGCGCTCCGCTGGATCGTCGACGCCGCCACTTCCCGCAAGGGCATCGCCATGCGCGAGGCTCTCGCCGCCGAAATCATCGATGCCTACAACAATACGGGCACCGTCGTGAAGAAGAAGGAAGACACCCACAAGATGGCCCAGGCCAACCGCGCCTTCGCTCACCTCCGCTGGTAA
- the rplD gene encoding 50S ribosomal protein L4 has product MKLKVYSSDASKTSEQEFNVPTFEGDKGVQAVKEVVVAHRANARQGTRSTKTRGEVRGGGKKPWNQKGSGRARAGSSRSPLWSGGGVVFGPKPRDFSKKINNKVKALAFARALFDRAVAGEVDVIEAFTPAQPKTKLMGKVVRTIAPKGSVLLVDAPFTAEASRAARNLDRVSTTEAAKLNTLDLVQYSKIVVSTKALEAIIARANGGQS; this is encoded by the coding sequence ATGAAGCTCAAAGTTTACAGCTCCGACGCCAGCAAGACCTCCGAACAGGAGTTCAACGTCCCGACCTTCGAAGGCGACAAGGGCGTGCAGGCCGTCAAGGAAGTCGTCGTCGCTCACCGCGCCAACGCCCGTCAGGGCACCCGCTCCACCAAGACCCGCGGCGAAGTCCGCGGCGGTGGCAAGAAGCCGTGGAACCAGAAGGGTTCCGGTCGCGCCCGCGCCGGCTCGTCCCGCTCGCCGCTCTGGAGCGGTGGTGGTGTCGTGTTCGGCCCGAAGCCCCGCGACTTCTCGAAGAAGATCAATAACAAGGTCAAGGCCCTCGCCTTCGCCCGCGCTCTCTTCGACCGCGCCGTTGCCGGCGAAGTCGACGTCATCGAGGCCTTCACGCCCGCGCAGCCGAAGACCAAGCTCATGGGCAAGGTCGTCCGCACGATCGCGCCGAAGGGCTCCGTGCTCCTTGTCGACGCCCCGTTCACCGCCGAGGCCTCGCGCGCCGCGCGCAACCTCGACCGCGTCTCCACCACGGAAGCCGCGAAGCTCAACACTCTCGATCTCGTGCAATACTCGAAGATCGTCGTCTCCACCAAAGCGCTCGAGGCCATCATCGCCCGCGCCAACGGAGGTCAGTCATGA
- the rpsJ gene encoding 30S ribosomal protein S10: protein MKGQRIRIKLQGFDYRVIDQSALEIVETAKRSGARVSGPIPLPTRIEKLSVNRSPHVDKKSMEQFESRTHKRLIDILEPTAQTVDELKKLNLPSGVDITINV from the coding sequence ATGAAAGGCCAACGCATTCGCATCAAACTCCAAGGCTTCGATTACCGTGTGATCGACCAGTCCGCCCTGGAAATCGTCGAAACCGCCAAGCGCTCCGGCGCGCGCGTCTCGGGCCCGATCCCGCTGCCCACCCGCATCGAGAAACTGTCCGTCAACCGCTCGCCGCACGTCGACAAGAAGTCGATGGAACAGTTCGAGAGCCGCACCCACAAGCGCCTCATCGACATCCTCGAGCCCACCGCGCAGACGGTCGACGAACTCAAGAAACTCAACCTGCCGTCCGGCGTCGACATCACGATCAACGTCTAA
- the rplB gene encoding 50S ribosomal protein L2, which translates to MAIKTFRPLTAALRFTELNRPEGISKKRPERSLIESKNKTGGRNTYGRITSRRRGGGHKKLYRIIDFKRAKLDMPAKVQAIEYDPNRSALLALLAYTDGTKAYIIAPKGLKVGDSIYSALKTETNDYRPGNSFPLSVIPAATKVHAVELLPGHGAQLARSAGTSVELVAVENGMAQLKMASGETRLVNANCRATIGEVGNEDHSKRKLGKAGRNRWLGRRPRVRGMAMNPIDHPNGGGQGKSKGGGGRQHLVSPWGQLAKGFPTRRRSKPSNSLILTRKNGRPPRGKK; encoded by the coding sequence ATGGCTATCAAAACTTTCCGTCCTCTCACCGCCGCGCTCCGCTTCACCGAGCTGAACCGCCCGGAGGGAATCTCCAAGAAGCGCCCCGAGCGCTCGCTCATCGAGTCGAAGAACAAGACCGGCGGCCGCAACACCTACGGCCGCATCACGTCGCGTCGTCGCGGCGGCGGTCACAAGAAGCTCTACCGCATCATCGACTTCAAGCGCGCCAAGCTCGACATGCCCGCGAAGGTCCAGGCGATCGAATACGATCCCAACCGCTCCGCGCTGCTCGCGCTCCTCGCTTACACCGACGGCACGAAGGCCTACATCATCGCTCCCAAGGGCCTCAAGGTCGGCGACTCGATCTACAGCGCGCTGAAGACCGAGACCAACGACTACCGCCCGGGCAACAGCTTCCCGCTGTCCGTCATCCCCGCCGCCACGAAGGTGCACGCCGTTGAGCTGCTCCCCGGACACGGCGCCCAGCTCGCCCGCTCGGCCGGCACGTCCGTCGAACTCGTCGCCGTCGAGAACGGCATGGCGCAGCTCAAGATGGCTTCCGGCGAGACCCGCCTCGTGAACGCCAACTGCCGCGCCACGATCGGCGAGGTCGGCAACGAAGACCACAGCAAGCGCAAGCTCGGCAAGGCCGGCCGCAATCGCTGGCTCGGTCGCCGTCCGCGCGTCCGCGGTATGGCGATGAACCCGATCGATCACCCCAACGGTGGCGGTCAAGGCAAGTCCAAGGGTGGTGGCGGTCGCCAGCACCTCGTGTCGCCGTGGGGCCAGCTCGCGAAGGGTTTCCCGACGCGCCGCCGCTCCAAGCCGTCCAACTCCCTCATCCTTACCCGCAAGAACGGCCGTCCGCCGCGCGGCAAGAAGTAA